The following proteins come from a genomic window of Tepidiforma thermophila:
- a CDS encoding AAA family ATPase, with the protein MLTRLAIRNFKLFESVEIELGERVVFVGPNNSGKTSALQALALWHAGVRRWVEKRGAGNVPKERAGVTINRKDLIALPVPAANLLWRDLHVREGYRDAGRQKTRNVLIEIDVDGMTSGAIWTTRLEFDYANEESFYCRSRIGPEGTRYQVPAAAAELRVAYLPPMSGLAANETRLDPGAIDVRIGEGRTAEVLRNLCWRVFETNPDAWRQIVNRIDELFGVTLGDPAYIKERGEVVMSFRTKGGVTLDLSASGRGQQQTLLLLAHMAANPGAVLLLDEPDAHLEILRQRQIYRVLAQTAEETGSQVIAASHSEVILNEAADRDIVVAFVGRPHRIDDRGSQILKALKEIGFDQYLQAELTGWVLYLEGATDLAILRAFAEKLDHPARELLERPFVYYVGNQPPRAQEHFHALREAKPDLAGVAIYDRLEKELPADPYLRQEMWRKREIENYLCQEATLLAWAEARAKTETGPLWGLPWREAMEKAIGKVRDALASLGKPGPDSPDLKASDEFLDPVFKNFFAALDRPNLMRKTDYHTLAPFVPAEALDDEVREKLDAIVAVARSARPEGSPS; encoded by the coding sequence TTGCTGACCAGGCTTGCAATCCGTAACTTCAAGCTTTTTGAGAGCGTCGAGATTGAACTTGGCGAGCGCGTCGTTTTCGTCGGCCCAAACAATTCGGGCAAAACCTCTGCACTTCAGGCGCTTGCGCTCTGGCATGCAGGTGTCAGGCGCTGGGTCGAAAAACGTGGTGCCGGCAACGTCCCGAAAGAGCGAGCTGGCGTCACCATCAACCGCAAAGACTTGATTGCGCTCCCGGTCCCCGCAGCAAACCTCCTCTGGCGTGACCTCCACGTGCGCGAAGGCTACCGCGACGCAGGCCGGCAGAAGACGCGCAACGTCCTGATCGAAATTGACGTCGACGGCATGACCTCGGGCGCAATCTGGACGACCCGCCTCGAGTTCGATTACGCGAACGAAGAATCGTTCTACTGCCGCTCCCGCATTGGGCCCGAAGGGACTCGCTACCAGGTTCCCGCTGCCGCCGCCGAATTACGCGTCGCCTACCTTCCGCCCATGTCAGGCCTTGCTGCCAATGAGACGCGGCTCGACCCCGGTGCCATCGATGTGCGCATCGGCGAGGGGCGCACCGCGGAGGTTCTCCGCAACCTCTGCTGGCGAGTCTTCGAAACGAACCCGGATGCCTGGCGCCAAATCGTCAACCGCATAGATGAACTCTTCGGCGTCACCCTCGGCGACCCAGCCTACATCAAGGAACGTGGCGAGGTTGTCATGTCCTTTCGAACAAAGGGCGGTGTCACCCTCGACCTCTCCGCCAGCGGCCGGGGTCAGCAGCAGACGCTCCTCCTTCTCGCCCACATGGCCGCGAACCCCGGCGCCGTTCTCCTCCTCGACGAACCCGATGCGCACCTCGAAATTCTCCGCCAGCGCCAAATCTACCGCGTGCTCGCACAGACGGCTGAGGAAACCGGCAGCCAGGTCATCGCAGCTAGCCACTCCGAAGTCATCCTCAATGAAGCCGCCGACCGGGACATCGTCGTTGCCTTTGTCGGCAGGCCGCATCGCATCGACGACCGCGGCAGCCAGATCCTCAAGGCGCTGAAGGAAATCGGCTTCGACCAGTACCTCCAGGCCGAGCTGACCGGCTGGGTCCTCTACCTCGAAGGCGCTACTGACCTCGCGATCCTGCGGGCATTTGCGGAGAAACTCGACCACCCGGCACGCGAGCTGCTCGAACGCCCGTTTGTCTACTACGTCGGCAACCAGCCGCCCAGGGCCCAGGAGCACTTCCACGCCTTGCGCGAAGCCAAGCCAGACCTCGCTGGTGTCGCCATCTACGATCGCCTCGAAAAGGAATTGCCCGCCGATCCGTATCTCCGCCAGGAGATGTGGCGGAAGCGCGAGATTGAGAACTATCTCTGCCAGGAGGCCACCCTTCTGGCATGGGCCGAGGCGCGGGCCAAAACCGAGACCGGACCGCTCTGGGGCCTCCCCTGGCGTGAGGCCATGGAGAAGGCGATTGGAAAGGTCCGCGATGCGCTCGCCTCACTCGGAAAGCCTGGGCCTGACAGCCCGGACCTCAAAGCCAGCGACGAGTTCCTCGACCCGGTCTTTAAGAACTTCTTCGCTGCCCTTGACCGGCCCAACCTGATGCGCAAGACCGACTACCATACCCTCGCGCCCTTCGTCCCCGCCGAAGCGCTCGACGACGAGGTCCGCGAAAAGCTTGACGCCATCGTCGCTGTCGCCCGCAGCGCGCGGCCGGAAGGATCACCCTCATGA
- the cas2 gene encoding CRISPR-associated endonuclease Cas2 → MDERWYAIAYDIPDNRRREALATWLEGWGERVQRSVFEFQLRPSEFARMLAGIRARIDPAVDQVRVYHLGARGYRSIEVPAGPPARPRPRWFIV, encoded by the coding sequence ATGGACGAACGCTGGTACGCCATCGCGTACGACATCCCCGACAACCGCAGGCGCGAAGCCCTCGCAACCTGGCTGGAGGGTTGGGGTGAGCGCGTTCAGCGCAGCGTGTTCGAATTCCAGCTCCGGCCGTCCGAATTCGCCCGCATGCTCGCCGGCATCCGCGCCCGCATCGACCCGGCAGTCGACCAGGTCCGGGTCTACCACCTCGGCGCCCGCGGCTATCGGTCGATCGAAGTCCCGGCTGGCCCGCCGGCCCGGCCGCGGCCCAGGTGGTTCATCGTGTGA
- a CDS encoding type I restriction endonuclease subunit M has protein sequence MPAPGRCVGPEVVIEVVIKEGDAGPFEETMQRLVAQLDEQKAEAASLGAAIAGSPEERGYVGS, from the coding sequence GTGCCAGCACCGGGCCGCTGCGTCGGACCTGAAGTAGTCATCGAAGTAGTAATTAAGGAAGGTGACGCCGGGCCGTTCGAGGAGACGATGCAGCGCCTTGTGGCGCAACTCGACGAGCAGAAGGCAGAAGCCGCCAGTCTCGGCGCCGCAATCGCCGGGAGCCCGGAGGAGCGTGGATATGTCGGGAGCTGA
- a CDS encoding nucleotidyltransferase family protein, translated as MSGADPISEKREAILRLCARYGARNPRLFGSRARGEADEQSDIDLLVELEPGRTLLDLGGLQYELEQLLGRPVDVVTERGLKARLRERVLREAVPL; from the coding sequence ATGTCGGGAGCTGACCCCATCAGCGAGAAGCGCGAGGCAATTCTCCGGCTCTGTGCCCGTTACGGCGCCCGCAACCCCCGGCTGTTCGGTTCCAGGGCCCGCGGTGAGGCAGACGAACAAAGCGACATCGACCTCCTCGTCGAACTTGAGCCCGGGCGTACCCTCCTCGACCTCGGCGGCCTGCAATACGAACTCGAGCAGCTGCTCGGCCGGCCGGTCGACGTCGTGACCGAGCGCGGCCTCAAGGCACGGCTCCGTGAACGGGTGCTGCGCGAGGCAGTTCCCCTGTGA
- a CDS encoding helicase-related protein: MKLEDITPDAVIRGVLPDGLVTVVSVQWHGSDALTLVYRTGDGKVADRLLYREDEPTIELVEAGRPWSFDGDGATYRLAAEAHRIRLAHLFDPVLAVHTSLVEPLPHQITAVYEAMLPRQPLRFLLADDPGAGKTIMAGLLIKELMVRGDLQRCLIVCPGSLVEQWQDELSRRFNLPFEILTNDKLEAARTGNWFLENDLAIARLDKLSRNEDVQQKLFAQDNRYDLVVCDEAHKLSATYFGGEVQYTKRYRLGQRLSEITRHFLLMTATPHNGREEDFQLFMALLDGDRFEGRFRDGVHQVDVSDLMRRMVKEDLLTFEGKPLFPERVAYTVPYQLSDDEAFLYQQVTEYVRGEFNRAEALKNNKRAGTVGFALTILQRRLASSPEAIYQSLRRRRERLEDELREQQLLHRGANAAPAVSTLLLDKDEIEDLEDAPDNEVETFEEQVLDQATAATTVDELKREIETLKRLEGLAARVRRSGRDTKWRQLSDLLHEIFTDRAFNGAAREEAAAYDGRPLPKPVASPHQKLVIFTEHRDTVRYLEERIGTLFGRPDAIAVIHGGMGREERRKAQERFLHDPDVRVLLATDAAGEGINLQRAHLMVNYDLPWNPNRLEQRFGRIHRIGQTEVCHLWNLVAAETREGTVYQRLLEKLDEARKALGGKVFDVLGKLQFEGRPLRDLLIEAIRYGDQPEVRARLETVIENAVDADHLRELLEERALAHDSMDSSRVARIREEMERAEARRLQPHYIESFFLEAFRRLGGVIREREPRRYEITHVPAQVRNRDRLIGRGEPVLPRYERITFEKELIAQPGKPLAAFVCPGHPLLDATLDLVLERYRDLLRRGTVLVDERDHGTSPRVLTVLEHAIQDASLLPSGEHRTISRRLLYVEMDAGGQTRHLQYAPYLDYRPLAPGEPPADEILARPECAWIGAHIETLARDHAIATVVPEHVKEVRDRRLELIEKTRAAVYDRLTKEIAYWDYRAEQLALEEQAGKPAARMNSIEARRRADDLRARLKRRLEELDREAKVSALPPVVLGGLVVVPIGLLAAMTGRSLPQPAAAVDTQAAAALGRQLVMEIERQLGYDPIDREADKLGYDIESRVVSGPQRGRIRFIEVKARVAGADTVTVTRNEILTSLNKPDDYILALVELHTDGGHRVRYLRRPFRREPDFGVTSVNYDFAELLARAGEPG, translated from the coding sequence GTGAAACTCGAGGACATCACCCCCGACGCGGTCATCCGCGGTGTCTTACCCGACGGACTTGTCACGGTCGTCAGCGTGCAGTGGCACGGTTCCGATGCCCTCACCCTCGTGTACCGCACCGGCGATGGCAAAGTCGCCGACCGCCTCCTCTACCGCGAGGACGAACCGACCATCGAGCTCGTCGAGGCCGGCCGGCCCTGGAGCTTCGACGGCGACGGCGCAACCTACCGCCTCGCTGCGGAGGCGCACCGCATCCGCCTCGCGCACCTCTTCGACCCCGTACTCGCCGTCCACACCTCGCTCGTCGAGCCGCTGCCCCACCAGATCACCGCCGTCTACGAAGCGATGCTGCCCCGTCAGCCGCTCAGGTTCCTCCTCGCCGACGACCCCGGCGCCGGCAAAACCATCATGGCCGGCCTCCTGATTAAAGAATTGATGGTCCGTGGCGACCTCCAGCGCTGCCTTATCGTCTGCCCCGGCAGCCTCGTCGAGCAGTGGCAGGACGAACTCTCGCGACGCTTCAACCTCCCCTTCGAAATCCTCACCAACGACAAGCTCGAAGCAGCCCGCACCGGCAACTGGTTCCTCGAAAACGACCTCGCCATCGCCCGCCTCGACAAGCTCTCCCGGAACGAAGACGTCCAGCAGAAGCTCTTCGCCCAGGACAACCGCTACGACCTCGTCGTCTGCGATGAGGCCCACAAGCTCTCGGCTACCTACTTCGGCGGCGAAGTCCAGTACACCAAGCGGTACCGGCTCGGGCAGCGCCTCTCCGAGATCACGCGTCACTTCCTGCTCATGACAGCCACGCCCCACAACGGCCGTGAGGAGGACTTCCAGCTCTTCATGGCCCTCCTCGATGGCGACCGCTTCGAAGGCCGGTTCCGCGACGGCGTCCACCAGGTCGACGTCTCCGACCTCATGCGCCGCATGGTCAAAGAGGACCTGCTCACCTTCGAGGGCAAGCCGCTCTTCCCCGAGCGCGTTGCCTACACCGTCCCTTACCAGCTCTCCGACGACGAGGCGTTCCTCTACCAGCAGGTCACCGAGTACGTCCGCGGCGAATTCAATCGCGCCGAGGCGCTGAAGAACAACAAACGCGCGGGGACCGTCGGCTTCGCCCTCACCATCCTCCAGCGGCGCCTGGCGTCCTCGCCCGAAGCCATCTACCAGTCGCTCAGGCGCCGGCGCGAACGGCTCGAGGATGAACTCCGGGAACAGCAGTTGCTCCACCGGGGCGCGAACGCTGCGCCGGCCGTCTCCACGCTGCTCCTGGACAAAGATGAAATCGAAGACCTCGAGGATGCCCCGGACAATGAGGTCGAAACCTTCGAGGAGCAGGTCCTCGACCAGGCCACCGCGGCCACGACGGTCGACGAGCTCAAGCGCGAAATCGAGACCCTCAAGCGCCTCGAAGGCCTGGCGGCCCGGGTCCGCCGGAGCGGAAGAGACACCAAATGGCGCCAGCTCTCCGACCTCCTCCACGAAATCTTCACGGACCGCGCCTTCAACGGCGCAGCACGCGAAGAGGCCGCCGCCTACGACGGGCGGCCGCTCCCGAAGCCCGTCGCTTCGCCGCACCAGAAACTCGTCATCTTCACCGAGCACCGCGACACCGTGCGGTACCTCGAGGAACGGATTGGCACGCTCTTTGGTCGCCCGGATGCCATCGCCGTCATCCACGGCGGCATGGGCCGCGAAGAGCGGCGCAAAGCCCAGGAACGCTTCCTCCACGACCCGGACGTCCGCGTCCTGCTGGCCACCGACGCCGCCGGCGAAGGCATCAACCTCCAGCGCGCCCACCTGATGGTGAACTACGACCTCCCATGGAACCCGAACCGCCTCGAGCAGCGCTTCGGGCGCATCCACCGCATCGGGCAAACCGAGGTCTGCCATCTCTGGAACCTCGTCGCCGCCGAAACCCGTGAAGGCACCGTCTACCAGCGCCTGCTCGAAAAGCTCGATGAAGCCCGCAAGGCCCTCGGCGGCAAGGTGTTCGATGTCCTCGGCAAATTGCAGTTCGAAGGCCGGCCGTTGCGCGACCTCCTGATCGAGGCCATCCGCTACGGCGACCAGCCCGAGGTGCGCGCCCGGCTCGAAACAGTCATCGAGAACGCCGTCGATGCCGACCACCTCCGCGAACTGCTCGAGGAGCGCGCCCTCGCCCACGACTCCATGGACTCCAGCCGGGTCGCCCGCATCCGGGAGGAGATGGAGCGCGCCGAAGCCCGCCGCCTCCAGCCGCACTACATCGAATCCTTCTTCCTCGAAGCCTTCCGCCGGCTCGGCGGCGTCATCCGCGAACGGGAGCCGCGCCGCTACGAAATCACCCACGTACCGGCCCAGGTCCGCAACCGCGATCGCCTCATCGGCCGCGGCGAACCGGTCCTCCCGCGCTACGAACGGATCACCTTCGAAAAGGAGCTCATCGCCCAGCCCGGCAAACCGCTCGCTGCGTTCGTCTGCCCCGGCCATCCCCTCCTCGATGCCACCCTCGACCTCGTGCTCGAACGCTACCGCGACCTCCTCAGGCGCGGCACCGTCCTTGTCGACGAGCGCGACCACGGCACCAGCCCCCGCGTGCTCACCGTCCTCGAGCACGCCATCCAGGACGCGAGTCTCCTGCCCTCCGGCGAGCACCGCACCATCTCCCGGCGCCTCCTCTACGTCGAAATGGACGCCGGGGGCCAAACGCGCCACCTCCAGTACGCCCCATACCTCGACTACCGCCCGCTCGCCCCCGGCGAGCCTCCAGCCGACGAGATCCTTGCCCGTCCCGAATGCGCCTGGATCGGCGCCCACATCGAGACCCTCGCCCGGGACCACGCCATCGCCACCGTCGTCCCTGAGCACGTCAAAGAGGTCCGCGACCGCCGCCTCGAACTGATCGAAAAGACCCGTGCCGCCGTCTACGACCGGCTGACCAAGGAGATTGCGTACTGGGACTACCGCGCCGAGCAGCTCGCCCTCGAGGAGCAGGCCGGTAAACCGGCCGCGCGGATGAACTCCATCGAGGCCCGCCGCCGGGCTGACGACCTTCGCGCCCGGCTCAAGCGCCGCCTCGAGGAGCTCGACCGCGAGGCAAAGGTCTCGGCGCTGCCCCCGGTCGTCCTCGGCGGCCTCGTCGTGGTGCCCATCGGCCTCCTCGCCGCCATGACCGGCCGCTCCCTCCCCCAGCCCGCAGCCGCCGTCGATACCCAGGCCGCTGCCGCCCTTGGACGCCAGCTTGTCATGGAGATCGAACGGCAGCTCGGGTACGACCCCATCGACCGCGAGGCCGACAAACTCGGCTACGACATCGAGAGCCGGGTCGTCTCCGGGCCGCAGCGAGGCCGAATCCGATTCATCGAGGTCAAGGCCCGCGTCGCCGGCGCCGACACCGTCACCGTCACCCGCAACGAAATCCTCACCAGCCTCAACAAACCCGACGACTATATCCTCGCACTCGTCGAACTCCACACCGATGGCGGCCATCGCGTACGCTACCTCCGCCGCCCCTTCCGACGCGAGCCCGACTTCGGCGTCACCAGCGTGAACTACGACTTTGCCGAACTCCTCGCCCGCGCCGGAGAACCCGGATGA
- a CDS encoding DUF1156 domain-containing protein, which translates to MTVSRKKLIEVALPLEAINQAAAREKSIRHGHPSTLHLWWARRPLAAARAVIFAQMVDDPSAVPEEFPTPEAQEAERQRLFRLIEQLVQWENTTNEALLAQARAEIWKSWRRTCRDNADHPRAAELFDPSRLPAFHDPFAGGGSLPLEAQRLGLEAYASDLNPVAVLINKAMIEIPPRFAGRPPVNPAARADRRLFAREWKGAQGLAEDVRYYGQWMRDEAEKRIGHLYPKITVTAEMAADRPDLKPYVGRELTVIAWLWARTVKSPNPAFRDVDVPLASTFMLSTKPGKEAYVEPVVEGGGYRFTVKVGRPKDAEAAKNGTKLSQGAFKCLLSGSPFRYDYIDAEANAGRMGSRLMAIVAEGKRGRVYLDPMSEHEVIARQAQPTWKPDAPSRGTWASNAQGRRYGFHTFGDYFTPRQLVALTTFSDLVGEAIERVRRDAIAAGLPDDGQPLRDGGTGATAYAEAVGVYLGFVISKLIDINNSLAPWGHLQECPLHLFSRQAIPMAWDFAEANPLSTSSGSWSVVAVGIQRGMEPTVVGADVRRPGMAFQLDAATQDLSLGKVVSTDPPYYDNIGYADLSDFFYVWLRRSLRPVFPDLFATLAVPKAEELVATPYRHGSKDAAEKFFLDGMTQAMHRLAEQAHPAFPVTIYYAFKQSETSSPPPAKEGPSLLPPEGGGREGGQHPAVGGREGGTASTGWETFLDAVIRAGFAISGTWPMRTERKERAIGQGSNALASSIVLVCRPRTPSPGGGGEGWGTATRREFVSALKAELPQALEHLQRGNIAPVDLAQAAIGPGMAVYTRYARVLDAEGRPLSVREALALINQVLDECLAEQEGDFDADTRWALAWFEQHGFAEGEFGVAETLSKAKNTSVGGMVEAGILESKRGKVRLFRPSELPADWDPAADRRLTVWETVHHLVRALETGGEGAAADLVARLGSRAETARELAYRLYTVSERKKRASEALWYNALVQSWPEITRLAREHGRPQPAQAALFP; encoded by the coding sequence ATGACCGTCTCCCGCAAAAAGCTCATCGAAGTCGCCCTCCCCCTCGAGGCCATCAACCAGGCCGCGGCACGCGAAAAATCCATCCGCCATGGCCACCCCAGCACCCTCCACCTCTGGTGGGCACGCCGCCCCCTCGCCGCCGCGCGCGCCGTCATCTTCGCCCAAATGGTCGATGACCCTTCCGCCGTCCCCGAGGAGTTCCCCACCCCCGAGGCCCAGGAGGCCGAGCGCCAGCGCCTCTTCCGCCTCATCGAACAGCTCGTGCAGTGGGAGAACACCACCAACGAGGCCCTCCTCGCACAGGCCCGCGCCGAGATCTGGAAGAGCTGGCGCCGCACCTGCCGCGACAACGCCGACCACCCGCGCGCCGCCGAGCTCTTCGACCCCAGCCGCCTCCCCGCCTTCCACGACCCCTTCGCCGGCGGCGGCAGCCTCCCCCTCGAAGCCCAGCGCCTCGGCCTCGAAGCCTATGCCAGCGACCTCAACCCCGTCGCCGTCCTGATCAATAAGGCGATGATCGAAATCCCGCCCCGCTTCGCCGGCCGCCCGCCCGTCAACCCCGCAGCGCGTGCCGACCGCCGCCTCTTCGCGCGCGAATGGAAGGGCGCGCAGGGCCTCGCCGAGGACGTCCGCTACTACGGCCAGTGGATGCGCGACGAGGCCGAGAAGCGGATCGGCCACCTCTACCCGAAGATCACCGTGACCGCGGAGATGGCCGCTGACCGCCCGGACCTCAAACCCTACGTCGGCCGCGAGCTCACCGTCATCGCCTGGCTCTGGGCCCGCACCGTGAAGAGCCCCAACCCCGCCTTCCGCGACGTCGACGTCCCCCTCGCCTCCACCTTCATGCTCTCCACCAAACCCGGCAAGGAGGCCTACGTCGAGCCGGTGGTCGAGGGCGGCGGCTACCGCTTCACCGTGAAGGTGGGCAGGCCGAAGGATGCGGAGGCCGCGAAGAACGGCACCAAGCTCTCACAAGGCGCCTTCAAATGCCTGTTGTCGGGCTCCCCGTTCAGGTATGACTACATCGACGCCGAAGCGAACGCCGGTCGCATGGGTTCTCGCTTGATGGCTATCGTCGCCGAGGGCAAGCGCGGGCGAGTGTATCTCGATCCGATGTCCGAGCACGAGGTCATCGCGAGACAAGCACAGCCGACATGGAAGCCCGATGCGCCCAGCCGTGGAACCTGGGCCAGTAATGCACAGGGACGCCGATACGGCTTTCATACCTTTGGGGACTACTTCACCCCCCGCCAGCTCGTCGCGCTGACGACGTTCTCGGACCTGGTGGGCGAGGCGATCGAGCGCGTCAGGCGCGACGCCATCGCCGCCGGCCTGCCCGACGACGGCCAGCCGCTCCGCGACGGCGGCACCGGCGCGACGGCCTATGCGGAGGCGGTGGGGGTGTATTTGGGGTTTGTGATCAGCAAACTTATCGACATCAATAACTCACTCGCACCATGGGGGCACCTTCAGGAGTGCCCACTCCACCTCTTTAGCCGCCAAGCAATCCCGATGGCCTGGGACTTTGCTGAAGCTAATCCCTTATCAACTAGTTCTGGGTCTTGGTCCGTTGTCGCAGTGGGGATTCAACGCGGGATGGAACCTACTGTGGTCGGCGCCGATGTGCGACGGCCAGGCATGGCGTTCCAATTGGATGCGGCAACTCAAGACCTATCCTTAGGTAAAGTCGTTTCCACGGATCCACCGTACTACGACAACATCGGCTACGCCGACCTGTCGGACTTCTTCTACGTCTGGCTGCGCCGCTCGCTGCGCCCGGTCTTCCCCGACCTCTTCGCCACCCTCGCCGTGCCCAAGGCCGAGGAACTGGTCGCCACGCCCTACCGCCACGGCAGCAAGGACGCCGCGGAAAAGTTCTTCCTCGACGGTATGACGCAGGCGATGCACCGCCTCGCCGAGCAGGCGCACCCGGCCTTCCCGGTCACCATCTACTACGCCTTCAAACAGTCCGAAACCAGCTCCCCTCCCCCGGCGAAGGAGGGACCATCACTCCTCCCCCCGGAGGGGGGAGGCAGGGAGGGGGGCCAACACCCGGCGGTGGGAGGCAGGGAGGGGGGCACCGCCAGCACCGGCTGGGAAACCTTCCTCGATGCAGTGATCCGCGCCGGCTTTGCCATCAGCGGCACTTGGCCGATGCGAACCGAGCGCAAGGAACGTGCCATCGGACAGGGTTCCAACGCCCTCGCCTCCAGCATCGTCCTCGTCTGCCGCCCGCGGACTCCCTCCCCCGGCGGGGGAGGGGAAGGGTGGGGGACCGCCACCCGCCGCGAGTTCGTCTCCGCCCTGAAGGCCGAGCTGCCGCAGGCGCTTGAGCACCTCCAGCGCGGCAACATCGCGCCGGTGGACCTCGCGCAGGCGGCCATCGGCCCGGGCATGGCCGTCTACACCCGCTACGCCAGGGTGCTCGACGCCGAAGGGCGGCCGCTCTCGGTGCGCGAGGCGCTCGCGCTCATCAACCAGGTCCTCGACGAATGCCTCGCCGAGCAGGAGGGCGACTTCGACGCTGATACCCGCTGGGCGCTCGCCTGGTTCGAGCAGCACGGCTTCGCCGAGGGCGAGTTCGGCGTCGCCGAGACGCTCTCCAAGGCGAAGAACACCAGCGTCGGCGGCATGGTCGAGGCCGGCATCCTCGAATCGAAGCGCGGCAAAGTCCGCCTCTTCCGCCCCAGTGAGCTCCCTGCCGACTGGGACCCCGCCGCCGACCGGCGCCTCACCGTCTGGGAGACGGTCCATCACCTGGTCCGCGCCCTCGAAACCGGCGGCGAGGGGGCGGCAGCCGACCTCGTTGCCCGCCTCGGCAGCCGGGCCGAGACCGCCCGCGAACTCGCCTACCGCCTCTACACCGTCTCCGAGCGCAAGAAGCGCGCGTCCGAGGCGCTGTGGTACAACGCCCTCGTCCAGAGCTGGCCCGAAATCACCCGCCTCGCGCGCGAACACGGCCGTCCGCAGCCCGCGCAGGCTGCCCTCTTCCCCTAG
- a CDS encoding DUF86 domain-containing protein, whose product MLEAIAAIERYLGRGQAAFEQDELLQGWFVRNLQVIGEAARALPQETRDLAPDVPWPAIIGMRNVLVHGYFDIDTAIVWEAASRDLPALRPRLEALLQRLEEQAERE is encoded by the coding sequence ATGCTCGAAGCCATCGCGGCCATCGAGCGGTACCTCGGGCGCGGGCAGGCAGCCTTCGAGCAGGACGAGCTGCTCCAGGGCTGGTTTGTCCGCAACCTCCAGGTCATCGGCGAGGCCGCCCGGGCCCTGCCGCAGGAGACACGGGACCTCGCCCCCGATGTCCCGTGGCCCGCCATCATCGGCATGCGGAACGTCCTTGTGCACGGATATTTCGATATCGACACCGCCATCGTCTGGGAAGCGGCCAGCCGCGACCTCCCCGCGCTCAGGCCGCGGCTCGAAGCGCTGCTGCAGCGGCTGGAGGAGCAGGCGGAGCGAGAATGA